Within the Staphylococcus argenteus genome, the region TGAATCTATTCATTTAAATATAAAACATGAATTTAAACAACAAGAATCGATAGAGATACCTATTGTTTATGGAGCAAATTATGGACCTGATTTAGAAGCGCTATTAAAGCACTACAAACTTAAATTAGAATCATTTATAGAACTACATTCCAAATCGCAATATTTTGTTTCAATGATGGGATATTCACCTGGTTTCCCATATTTAACTGGATTAAATAAAAAGTTATATGTTAATCATACAAGTAATGAGAAAAAATTTATCCCCGCAGGTTCGGTTGTCTTAGAAGGTAAAAAGTGCGGTATTGTGACTACTGATACATTTAATGATTGGCTAGTCATTGGTTATACACCAATATCTCTTTTTAATCCTAATGAAAAAAATTTCGCGCGTTTAAAATTAGGAGATAACATTAAATTCAAACCAATTAATAAGGATGAATTAGAACGGGGAGCGTATTAAAATGGCAATCATAATTGAAAAAAGTGGTTTATTCAGTAGCTTTCAAGACTTTGGTAGAAGAGGATATGAGCATGATGGTGTAATTCCATGTGGTGCACTTGATACTTTAGCACATGAAATTGCTAATCGATTAGTTGCTAATGATAAAAATGAAGCGACTTTAGAAATGACTAATAAAATGGCGACGATTCGATTTACGGAACCTACACTTATAGCATTGGCTGGTGGACACGTTAAAGCCTATACAGATCATATGACAATAGTACCTTATAAATTATATTTAATAGATAAAGGTGACATACTAAGATTTAAAGAAACAAGTCACACTTCTCGTGTTTATCTTGCAGTTGGTGGCGGATTTGAATTAGATGAATGGCTCGAATCAAACTCTACAGATTTTAATGTGAAGATTGGTGGTTTTCATGGCAGGAAACTACAAGATGGTGATGTAATCAAACTGAAACGATCATATACATCTCGACATCATAAACTATTCGAAAACCTTAAACACACTAAACAAACTGATTGGGGGATTGATGGATACGCGCTATCATTTAATTATATGTCTGATGTCTTTCATGTTATTAAAAATAAAGGTACTGAAGACTTTAAAGAAGATGCGATACAGCGCTTTGTTAAACATGATTATAAAGTGACGAGCAAAGCTAATAGAATGGGGATGATGTTAGAAGGTGAAAAGATTAAAGCTTTTTACGAAGATATGCCTCCCTATCAAACAGTAAAAAAAGGGACTATACAAATTAAGCGTGATGGTACACCAATTATTCTGTTGAATGACCATTATACATTAGGTAGCTATCCACAATTAGGTACGATAGCAAGTTACCATTTAACAAAATTAGCACAAAAACCACAAGGTTCAAGATTAAAATTTCAATTTATAGATATTTTAACGGCCGAAAAAAATCTTGTGAAATATAGTAATTGGCTTAATCAGCTTTTCCATGGTATAGAATACAGGATGCAGTTAGAAATGTTGAAGTAAGTCAATATAGAAAGCTCATACCAGAGTCTGATGAAACAAAAATTCTCCCGCTGTATAATAAAAAAATACTGTGTTTTGATTTCAAAATACATAAATATTTTTCTTGTTTTGCAGAAAATGAGAAAGATAAAGTGTGTTTTTACTTGAATTTTGACTAAAATTACTCTATATTAATTAATTGAGCTATACTTATTATTACAATTTGATTACAAAGTTTAACTTTGTTAATTGGATGATAAATATAAAAACAGAAATTTACATGATTAATGAAGCATTGTAGCAATCAATTACTGGTAAACAATCAGGTTGAAGCTACAAATAATGGAATTTTTAAAACTTAAATCTGAAAGTAATTACTTTAATTATGACAATGTTAACTTTTAAACACGCTGATTATATAACTACATAATGTTAATATCTAATTTATTCAAGTACTTTCGCAAGATTTAATATCTAAATAACGGGGGAAAGAATCATGAGTTCACAAAAAAAGAAAATTAGTCTTTTTGCGTTCTTCTTATTAACTGTAATAACGATTACCTTGAAGACGTATTTTTCTTATTATGTTGATTTTTCTTTAGGTGTTAAAGGTTTAGTACAAAACTTAATTTTATTGATGAATCCATATAGTTTAGTAGCACTTATTTTAAGTGTCTTTCTATTCTTTAAAGGTAAAAAAGCATTTTGGTTCATGTTTATAGGTGGTTTCTTATTAACTTTCCTTTTATATGCCAATGTTGTGTACTTTAGATTCTTCTCAGACTTTTTAACGTTTAGTACTTTGAACCAAGTAGGTAACGTAGAATCAATGGGTGGAGCTGTTAGTGCTTCATTCAAATGGTATGACTTTGTATACTTCATTGATACGTTAGTTTACTTATTCATTTTAATCTTTAAAACGAAATGGTTAGACACAAAAGCATTTAGTAAGAAATTTGTTCCTGTTGTTATGGCGGCATCAGTAGCACTATTCTTCTTAAACTTAGCTTTTGCTGAAACAGACAGACCTGAATTGTTAACACGTACATTTGACCATAAATATTTAGTTAAATATTTAGGGCCATATAACTTCACAGTATATGATGGTGTGAAAACAATCGAAAATAATCAACAAAAAGCACTGGCATCTGAAGATGATTTAACAAAAGTATTGAATTATACTAAACAACGTCAAACAGAGCCAAACCCAGAATATTATGGGGTAGCTAAGAAGAAAAATATTATTAAGATTCATTTAGAAAGTTTCCAAACATTCTTAATTAATAAGAAAGTTAATGGTAAAGAAGTTACACCGTTTTTAAATAAACTATCAAGCGGGAAAGAACAGTTTACTTATTTCCCTAATTTCTTCCATCAAACAGGACAAGGTAAAACATCTGATTCTGAGTTTACAATGGATAATAGTTTATACGGTTTACCACAAGGTTCTGCTTATTCACTAAAAGGTGATAATACGTATCAGTCACTACCAGCAATTTTAGATCAAAAGCAAGGTTATAAATCTGATGTAATGCATGGTGACTATAAAACATTCTGGAACAGAGACCAAGTATACAAACACTTTGGTATAGATAAGTTTTATGATGCAACATATTATGATATGTCTGATAAAAATGTTGTTAATTTAGGCTTGAAAGATAAAATCTTCTTCAAAGATTCAGCGAATTATCAAGCTAAAATGAAATCACCGTTTTATTCACATTTAATTACATTAACAAATCACTATCCTTTCACATTAGATGAAAAGGATGCAACGATTGAAAAACCTAATACAGGTGATGCGACGGTAGACGGATATATTCAAACAGCACGTTATTTAGACGAAGCTTTAGAAGAATATATCAATGACTTGAAGAAAAAAGGATTATATGACAACTCTGTAATTATGATTTACGGTGACCATTATGGTATTTCTGAAAATCATAATAATGCAATGGAAAAATTATTAGGCGAGAAAATTACACCAGCGAAATTTACAGATTTAAACAGAACTGGTTTCTGGATTAAAATCCCAGGTAAATCTGGCGGTATCAATAACGAATATGCTGGACAAGTAGATGTTATGCCAACAATTCTACATTTAGCTGGTATTGATTCTAAGAACTATTTAATGTTTGGTACTGATTTGTTCTCTAAAGATCATAATCAAGTTGTACCATTCAGAAATGGTGACTTTATAACGAAAGATTATAAATATGTTAATGGTAAAATTTATTCAAACAAAAATAATGAACTATTAACTACTAAACCTGCTGACTTTGAAAAGAATAAAAAGCAAGTTGAAAAAGATCTCGAAATGAGTGACAATGTGCTTAACGGTGACTTGTTTAGATTTTATAAAAATCCAGACTTCAAAAAGGTAAACCCTTCGAAGTATAAATATGAAACAGGACCAAAAGCAAACTCTAAAAAATAATATAATTTCAACCCGAATTGATAATGAATCAATTCGGGTTTTGTCGTATTTAGAGCAAATAAAATAGATTTAATGAAAAGTTTTTTATTAAGCGCTCGTTTCTTATTATGAATAAATCTTAATGGTTAAAAATATAAAGTATTTTTGTTGGGTACTACTTAATGGTATCGATTTCATTCGAATTGAAAAAGGTGTATAATATATAGAACTGATTTAAGAACGTATAGATTTTATTAGATAAAGGAAGATGGGTATGGAAGCATATAAAATTGAACATTTAAATAAATCATATGCCGATAAAATTATTTTCGATAACCTTGATTTATCAATATCAGAAGGTGAGAAAATTGGTTTAGTCGGTATAAACGGTACAGGTAAAAGTACGTTATTAAAAGTAATTGGTGGTATTGATGATGATTTTACTGCCAATGTAATGCATCCAAACCAATATCGAATTCGATATTCGTCTCAAAAACAGGACTTAGATGACGAGATGACTGTTTTCAATGCAGTATTAAGCTCTGATACAACAACATTAAGAATCATTAAGCAATATGAACAAGCAGTTCAAGCTTATTCTGTTAATCAAAGTGATCAATTATTTAAGAGAATGATGGACGCACAAGATGCTATGGATCAACATGATGCTTGGGACTATAATGCTGAAATTAAAACTATTTTATCAAAATTAGGTATTCATGATACGACAAAGCAAATTAAAGAATTATCGGGTGGACAACAAAAACGTGTTGTTCTGGCTAAAACGTTAATTGAACAACCAGACTTATTGTTATTAGATGAACCAACGAACCATTTAGATTTTGAATCAATTAATTGGTTAATTAACTACGTAAAACAATATCCACACACTGTATTATTTGTAACACATGATAGATATTTTTTAAATGAAGTCTCTACCAGAATTATAGAATTAAAAAGAGGAAAAATAGAAACATATCCAGGTAATTATGAATCCTATATTGAAATGCGTGCGGAAAAAGAAGTTACGCTTCAAAAGCAACAACAAAAGCAACGCGCATTATACAAAGAAGAGCTTGCATGGATGAGAGCAGGTGCTAAAGCACGAACAACAAAACAACAAGCTAGAATTAATCGATTTAATGATTTGGAACAGGAAGTTAATCAACCATTCAAAGAAGATAAAGGTGAATTGAACCTTGCATATTCAAGGTTAGGTAAACAAGTATTTGAATTAGAAAGTATATCAAAGTCTATTAATGATAAAGTGCTATTCAAACACGTGAATGAAATTATCCAAAAAGGTCAACGAATTGGTATTGTAGGTCCTAATGGTGCTGGGAAAACGACTTTATTGAATATTTTGAGTGGAGAAGACCAATATTTTGAAGGTACATTAAAAACAGGGCAGACAGTTAAAATAGCCTATTTTAAGCAGACAGATGAAACTTTAGATAGAGACATTCGAATGATTGATTATTTAAGAGAAGAAAGTGAACTGGCTAAAGAAAAAGATGGTACTTCCGTTTCTATTACACAACTTCTTGAACGATTTTTATTTCCAAGTGCAACTCATGGTAAAAAAGTTTATAAATTATCAGGTGGTGAACAAAAACGCCTATACTTATTGCGTTTACTAGTCCATCAACCGAATGTTTTATTATTAGATGAGCCTACTAATGATTTGGATACTGAAACATTAACAATACTTGAAGATTATATTCATACTTTTGGTGGTACAGTCATTACAGTTAGTCATGATAGATACTTTTTAAATAAAGTAGCCCAGTTATATTGGTTTATTCATGATGGCAAAATGGAAAAAATTATTGGCACGTTCGAAGATTATGAAAACTATAAAAAGTCCTTAGATAAAAATAAAACGGCAATTAAGCAACCAGTAAAAGCATCTACAACTGTACGTAAGAAAAGTGGATTATCATACAAAGAAAAATTAGAGTACGAACAATTATTAGAACGTATTGAACAAGCTGAAATACGTATGGAAGAAATTGATTCACTGATGATAGAAGCTAGTGCAGATTATGGGAAAATTAAAGAATTAAATGAAGAAAAAGAACAACTGGAAAATCAATATGATATCGACATCACAAGGTGGAGTGAGTTAGAAGAAATTAAAGAACAACAATAAGGGGTCAAATATGATGCAACAAACTTTATCGCATTACTTTGGATATGAAACGTTTCGTCCAGGACAAGAAGAAATTATAAGTAAAGTGCTCGACCATCGTAATGTGCTTGGTGTCTTACCAACAGGTGGTGGTAAGTCGATATGCTATCAAGTACCAGGTTTGATGTTAGGCGGTACAACGATAGTTATAAGTCCTTTGATTTCATTAATGAAAGATCAAGTGGATCAATTAAAAGCGATGGGTATACAAGCTGCTTTTCTTAATAGCAGTTTGTCACAAAAAGAACAACAACGTATTGAAAAAGAATTATCGAATGGTGAAATTCAATTTTTATACGTAGCACCAGAGCGATTTGAAAATCGATATTTTTTAAATTTACTTCAACGTATCAAAATACATTTAATTGCATTTGATGAAGCCCATTGTATTTCCAAGTGGGGACATGATTTCAGACCAAGTTATCAAAATGTTATTTCTAAAGTATTTACTTTACCTCAAGATTTTACAATTATTGCGTTAACCGCAACGGCAACTGTTGAAGTTCAACAAGATATTAGAGAAAAGTTAAATATTGCTCAAACTGATCAAGTAAAAACAAGTACGAAACGTAGAAATTTGATTTTTAAAGTTAACCCTACGTATCAACGTCAAAAATATGTCATTGATTACATTAAATCTCACGATGAAGATGCAGGCATCGTTTATTGTTCGACACGTAAACAGGTTGAAGAACTTAAAGAAGCTTTAGAAAGTCAAAAGATAGAAAGTGTTATATATCATGCAGGTTTAAGTAATAAAGAGCGTGAGGAAGCACAAAACGACTTCTTATTTGATCGTGTGAAGGTAGTTGTTGCAACAAATGCTTTTGGTATGGGAATTGACAAATCAAATGTTCGTTTTGTTATTCATTATAATATGCCTGGTGATTTAGAGTCGTATTATCAAGAAGCAGGACGTGCGGGTCGTGATGGCTTGAAAAGTGAATGTATTTTACTATTTAGCGAACGTGATATCAATTTGCACGAATATTTTATAACAGTCTCTCAAGCTGATGATGACTATAAAGATAAAATGGGCGAAAAATTAACTAAAATGATTCAATATACTAAAACGAAAAAGTGTTTAGAAGCAACAATAGTTCATTATTTTGAACCGAATGAGAAATTAGAAGAATGTGAACAATGTAGTAATTGTGTTCAACAAGATAAATCATATAATATGACTCAAGAAGCAAAGATGATTATTAGTTGTATTGCGCGTATGAAACAACAGGAAAGCTATAGTGTAATCATTCAGGTGCTTAGAGGTGAAACGACCGATTATATTAAGTATAAAGGTTATGACCAAATTTCAACCCATGGATTAATGAAAGGTTACACAACATCGGAATTAAGTCATTTAATTGATGAACTAAGGTTTAAAGGATTTTTAAATGAAAATGATGAAATATTAATGTGTGACACATCAATTAAAAAATTACTTAGTAATAAGGTAGAAGTTTTTACTACACCATTTAAACAAAAAGCAACTGAAAAAGTATTTATTAATACAGTTGAAGGTGTTGATCGTGCTTTATTCAGTCAATTAGTGGAAGTTCGTAAAAAATTAAGCGACAAATTAACCATTGCACCTGTAAGTATTTTTTCGGATTATACACTAGAAGAATTTGCTAAACGTAAACCTGCTTCGAAGCAAGATATGATTAATATTGATGGTGTTGGTAGTTATAAGCTAAAACACTATTGCCCAGCATTTTTAGAAACAATCCAAAATTATAAAGCAAAAGTATGATTAGGACACCTAGTAAACATTCATTGTTTTACTGGGTGTTTTTTCTAAATATAAGAAAAATAATCCTAATTTTATACTGAAAATTGTATTTCATTCATTATTTTGATAAAAAACTTCAAATATTAATCATTTAAATTTGAAATTTGTAATAAACATGGTTAAATAGGGAATACATACATATAATCTCGGTTTTATGCTATGAGAAAAAAAGAGGTGGCAAAGTGATTAAGTTTAAAAATGTAACTAAACGTTATGGCAAACATGTTGCTGTTGATAACATTAGTTTCAATATTAATGAAGGCGAATTTTTTGTATTAATTGGACCTTCAGGTTGTGGAAAGACAACAACTTTAAAAATGATAAATCGACTCATTCACTTAAGTGAAGGTTATATTTATTTTAAAGATAAACCAATTAGTGATTATCCTGTGTATGAGATGCGCTGGGATATTGGCTATGTATTACAGCAGATTGCATTATTCCCACATATGACAATCAAAGAGAATATAGCACAAGTGCCACAAATGAAAAAGTGGAAAGAAAAAGACATAGATAAAAGAGTGGATGAATTACTTGATATGGTTGGCTTAGAACCAACTAAATATAAAAATAGAAAGCCTGATGAATTATCAGGTGGTCAACGTCAACGTGTCGGTGTAATACGAGCATTAGCAGCTGACCCTCCAGTTATTTTAATGGATGAACCGTTTAGTGCATTAGATCCAATTAGCCGAGAAAAATTGCAAGATGATTTAATTGAACTTCAAACAAAAATAAAGAAGACAATTATTTTTGTAACACATGATATTCAAGAAGCTATGAAACTTGGCGATAAAATTTGTCTTTTAAATGAAGGTCATATTGAACAAATTGATACACCAGAAGGATTTAAAAACAATCCACAGAGTGAATTTGTAAAACAATTTATGGGTAGCCATTTGGAAGATGAAGCACCATGTGTTGAGCATAATTTAAGTATTCGTGATTTGAATATTATGAGACCTATAGATGAAGTTACATCAACGGGAGATTTTCCAATTGTAGATGACTATGAACTAGTTGAAAAATTATATCAGCTTTTAGCAGAACACGAACGTGTTATTGTTAAGCGTGAAGACCATGTTGGACAGTATGTCATTGATAGACAAGATATGTTTAAGTTTTTGTCCCAACAAAAGGGGGTAGCTCAACATGACTAACTTTTTTGAAATACTGGGTGAACGTAAGGGACAATTATTATCTACAATGATTGAACATATTCAAATATCATTTATAGCACTATTAATTGCGACTGCGATTGCTGTACCACTTGGTATTTTACTAACTAAAACTAAAACGATATCTGAAATCGTAATGAATATTGCAGCAATACTACAAACGATTCCGTCATTAGCATTATTAGGATTAATGATACCGCTATTTGGTATCGGTCGCGTACCAGCAATTATTGCATTAGTGGTTTATGCGCTGTTGCCTATATTAAGAAATACGTATACTGGTATCAAGGAAGTAGATCCTTCTTTGATTGAAGCAGCAAAAGGTATAGGGATGAAGCCTTTTAGACGTTTAACTAAGGTTGAATTGCCAATTGCAATGCCTGTAATTATGGCGGGTATTAGAACTGCTATGGTACTTATCATTGGTACTGCGACACTTGCCGCATTAATTGGAGCAGGTGGACTAGGAGACTTAATTTTATTAGGTATAGACCGTAACAATGCATCATTAATTTTATTAGGTGCTATTCCTGCCGCATTATTAGCAATTATTTTTGATTTAATTTTAAGATTTATGGCTAAATTATCGTATAAAAAATTATTGATGACGTTAGGTGTCATTGTCATGATTATTATATTGGCCATTGCTATTCCTATGTTTGCGCAAAAAGGAGAAAAAATTACATTAGCTGGTAAACTTGGTTCTGAACCGTCTATTATTACGAATATGTACAAAATATTAATTGAAGAAAATACAAATAATACTGTTGAAGTAAAAGATGGAATGGGAAAAACTGCATTTTTATTCAACGCTTTAAAATCTGATGATATTGATGGCTATTTGGAATTTACGGGTACAGTTTTAGGCGAATTAACAAAAGAACCATTGAAATCAAAAGAAGAGAATAAAGTTTATGAACAAGCTAAAACGAGTCTTGAAAAGAAATATCAGATGACAATGTTAAAGCCAATGAAATATAATAACACTTATGCATTAGCAGTAAAACGTGACTTTGCTAAAAAGCATAATATACGAACAATTGGAGATCTTAATAAAGTTAAGGATCAGCTTAAACCAGGATTTACTTTAGAGTTTAATGATCGTCCAGATGGTTACAAAGCAATTAAGACAGCGTATAATTTAGACTTGAATAATATACGTACAATGGAACCTAAATTAAGATATCAAGCAATTAATAAAGGTAATATTAATTTAATCGATGCGTATTCGACTGACGCAGAATTAAAGCAATATGATATGGTTGTGTTAAAAGATGACAAACATGTATTTCCACCATATCAAGGTGCGCCTTTATTCAAAGAAAGCTTTTTAAAGAAACATCCAGAAATCATCAAGCCACTAAACAAATTAGCAAACAAAATATCTGATGAAGACATGCAAATGATGAATTACAAAGTAACAGTCAAAAACGAAGATCCTTACACCGTTGCAAAGGATTATTTAAAAGCAAAAGGGTTAATCAAATAACGACCAACGCCACATAAGATGAGGTTCACCACATTATATCTTATGTGGCGTTGCTATATTTAAATGTATGTATTTGTTAAGTCTAAACATGCAAACTTAGTGACATATTATGAGCGAGAAATCACAATGATACAATTGCAAATTGTGAAAATAGTAGCATTGCATTTTAGAAACATAGAGAGATATAATAAATGTAAGTTTTTTAAAATTTCAGTCAATTTAAAGGAGGCTGTTTCTATTATGAAAGAACAACTTAATCAATTATCAGCAT harbors:
- a CDS encoding 5-oxoprolinase subunit B family protein, with the translated sequence MKIYSQGDQAIVVAIEKEVSKSLTEDLLTLRSYLVEQNYPFIIEIVPSESDMMIVYDARDMIKHHNIQSPFLYMKALIESIHLNIKHEFKQQESIEIPIVYGANYGPDLEALLKHYKLKLESFIELHSKSQYFVSMMGYSPGFPYLTGLNKKLYVNHTSNEKKFIPAGSVVLEGKKCGIVTTDTFNDWLVIGYTPISLFNPNEKNFARLKLGDNIKFKPINKDELERGAY
- a CDS encoding 5-oxoprolinase subunit C family protein, translated to MAIIIEKSGLFSSFQDFGRRGYEHDGVIPCGALDTLAHEIANRLVANDKNEATLEMTNKMATIRFTEPTLIALAGGHVKAYTDHMTIVPYKLYLIDKGDILRFKETSHTSRVYLAVGGGFELDEWLESNSTDFNVKIGGFHGRKLQDGDVIKLKRSYTSRHHKLFENLKHTKQTDWGIDGYALSFNYMSDVFHVIKNKGTEDFKEDAIQRFVKHDYKVTSKANRMGMMLEGEKIKAFYEDMPPYQTVKKGTIQIKRDGTPIILLNDHYTLGSYPQLGTIASYHLTKLAQKPQGSRLKFQFIDILTAEKNLVKYSNWLNQLFHGIEYRMQLEMLK
- the ltaS gene encoding polyglycerol-phosphate lipoteichoic acid synthase LtaS, yielding MSSQKKKISLFAFFLLTVITITLKTYFSYYVDFSLGVKGLVQNLILLMNPYSLVALILSVFLFFKGKKAFWFMFIGGFLLTFLLYANVVYFRFFSDFLTFSTLNQVGNVESMGGAVSASFKWYDFVYFIDTLVYLFILIFKTKWLDTKAFSKKFVPVVMAASVALFFLNLAFAETDRPELLTRTFDHKYLVKYLGPYNFTVYDGVKTIENNQQKALASEDDLTKVLNYTKQRQTEPNPEYYGVAKKKNIIKIHLESFQTFLINKKVNGKEVTPFLNKLSSGKEQFTYFPNFFHQTGQGKTSDSEFTMDNSLYGLPQGSAYSLKGDNTYQSLPAILDQKQGYKSDVMHGDYKTFWNRDQVYKHFGIDKFYDATYYDMSDKNVVNLGLKDKIFFKDSANYQAKMKSPFYSHLITLTNHYPFTLDEKDATIEKPNTGDATVDGYIQTARYLDEALEEYINDLKKKGLYDNSVIMIYGDHYGISENHNNAMEKLLGEKITPAKFTDLNRTGFWIKIPGKSGGINNEYAGQVDVMPTILHLAGIDSKNYLMFGTDLFSKDHNQVVPFRNGDFITKDYKYVNGKIYSNKNNELLTTKPADFEKNKKQVEKDLEMSDNVLNGDLFRFYKNPDFKKVNPSKYKYETGPKANSKK
- a CDS encoding ABC-F family ATP-binding cassette domain-containing protein, with the translated sequence MGMEAYKIEHLNKSYADKIIFDNLDLSISEGEKIGLVGINGTGKSTLLKVIGGIDDDFTANVMHPNQYRIRYSSQKQDLDDEMTVFNAVLSSDTTTLRIIKQYEQAVQAYSVNQSDQLFKRMMDAQDAMDQHDAWDYNAEIKTILSKLGIHDTTKQIKELSGGQQKRVVLAKTLIEQPDLLLLDEPTNHLDFESINWLINYVKQYPHTVLFVTHDRYFLNEVSTRIIELKRGKIETYPGNYESYIEMRAEKEVTLQKQQQKQRALYKEELAWMRAGAKARTTKQQARINRFNDLEQEVNQPFKEDKGELNLAYSRLGKQVFELESISKSINDKVLFKHVNEIIQKGQRIGIVGPNGAGKTTLLNILSGEDQYFEGTLKTGQTVKIAYFKQTDETLDRDIRMIDYLREESELAKEKDGTSVSITQLLERFLFPSATHGKKVYKLSGGEQKRLYLLRLLVHQPNVLLLDEPTNDLDTETLTILEDYIHTFGGTVITVSHDRYFLNKVAQLYWFIHDGKMEKIIGTFEDYENYKKSLDKNKTAIKQPVKASTTVRKKSGLSYKEKLEYEQLLERIEQAEIRMEEIDSLMIEASADYGKIKELNEEKEQLENQYDIDITRWSELEEIKEQQ
- the recQ gene encoding DNA helicase RecQ, producing MMQQTLSHYFGYETFRPGQEEIISKVLDHRNVLGVLPTGGGKSICYQVPGLMLGGTTIVISPLISLMKDQVDQLKAMGIQAAFLNSSLSQKEQQRIEKELSNGEIQFLYVAPERFENRYFLNLLQRIKIHLIAFDEAHCISKWGHDFRPSYQNVISKVFTLPQDFTIIALTATATVEVQQDIREKLNIAQTDQVKTSTKRRNLIFKVNPTYQRQKYVIDYIKSHDEDAGIVYCSTRKQVEELKEALESQKIESVIYHAGLSNKEREEAQNDFLFDRVKVVVATNAFGMGIDKSNVRFVIHYNMPGDLESYYQEAGRAGRDGLKSECILLFSERDINLHEYFITVSQADDDYKDKMGEKLTKMIQYTKTKKCLEATIVHYFEPNEKLEECEQCSNCVQQDKSYNMTQEAKMIISCIARMKQQESYSVIIQVLRGETTDYIKYKGYDQISTHGLMKGYTTSELSHLIDELRFKGFLNENDEILMCDTSIKKLLSNKVEVFTTPFKQKATEKVFINTVEGVDRALFSQLVEVRKKLSDKLTIAPVSIFSDYTLEEFAKRKPASKQDMINIDGVGSYKLKHYCPAFLETIQNYKAKV
- a CDS encoding ABC transporter ATP-binding protein, with the translated sequence MIKFKNVTKRYGKHVAVDNISFNINEGEFFVLIGPSGCGKTTTLKMINRLIHLSEGYIYFKDKPISDYPVYEMRWDIGYVLQQIALFPHMTIKENIAQVPQMKKWKEKDIDKRVDELLDMVGLEPTKYKNRKPDELSGGQRQRVGVIRALAADPPVILMDEPFSALDPISREKLQDDLIELQTKIKKTIIFVTHDIQEAMKLGDKICLLNEGHIEQIDTPEGFKNNPQSEFVKQFMGSHLEDEAPCVEHNLSIRDLNIMRPIDEVTSTGDFPIVDDYELVEKLYQLLAEHERVIVKREDHVGQYVIDRQDMFKFLSQQKGVAQHD
- a CDS encoding ABC transporter permease/substrate-binding protein; translated protein: MTNFFEILGERKGQLLSTMIEHIQISFIALLIATAIAVPLGILLTKTKTISEIVMNIAAILQTIPSLALLGLMIPLFGIGRVPAIIALVVYALLPILRNTYTGIKEVDPSLIEAAKGIGMKPFRRLTKVELPIAMPVIMAGIRTAMVLIIGTATLAALIGAGGLGDLILLGIDRNNASLILLGAIPAALLAIIFDLILRFMAKLSYKKLLMTLGVIVMIIILAIAIPMFAQKGEKITLAGKLGSEPSIITNMYKILIEENTNNTVEVKDGMGKTAFLFNALKSDDIDGYLEFTGTVLGELTKEPLKSKEENKVYEQAKTSLEKKYQMTMLKPMKYNNTYALAVKRDFAKKHNIRTIGDLNKVKDQLKPGFTLEFNDRPDGYKAIKTAYNLDLNNIRTMEPKLRYQAINKGNINLIDAYSTDAELKQYDMVVLKDDKHVFPPYQGAPLFKESFLKKHPEIIKPLNKLANKISDEDMQMMNYKVTVKNEDPYTVAKDYLKAKGLIK